In Actinoplanes sp. NBC_00393, a single genomic region encodes these proteins:
- a CDS encoding AfsR/SARP family transcriptional regulator, translating to MRLQVGVLGPLVVSLDGHTVPLWSPKLRTFLAVLALSAGEPVLYDRLATAVWGDDQPKDARRALQLHVTRLRQLLGGEQIRTVPGGYVLATKPELVDAVRFGRLLDAAARAEDPTVERAALVEALALWRGEPFDGVQSAWLEGVQAPYLSARRLAALERRIELDLAARRTDGLVAEIEELTAGYPLREQYWGHLMTALAHAGRRAEALEAYQRLYRLLAAELGIEPSRPLRELHRRILDGEGDPRLPAPRQLPATVSHFIGRAGALARLDASLPASGDAAPVTVAITGVAGAGKTALAVRWAHRVIGHFPDGQLYVNLRGSDPLPPAEAIRRCLEPLGVAAHRIPVDLDARAGLYRTLMAGKRILLVLDDAHDSHQIRPLLPGAGGCMVVVTSRDSLADLVAYDGARPLELDVLTPQEAVRLLTVRLGPQRVTAEPEAVRAIVARCGMHPPALNAVAAQAVLHPALPLAALAGHAARIAVR from the coding sequence ACCGTGCCGCTCTGGTCGCCGAAGCTGCGCACGTTCCTGGCGGTGCTGGCCCTCTCGGCCGGCGAGCCGGTGCTCTACGACCGGCTGGCGACCGCGGTATGGGGCGATGACCAGCCGAAGGACGCCCGCCGCGCGCTTCAGCTGCACGTCACCCGGCTGCGGCAGTTGCTCGGCGGCGAGCAGATCCGCACGGTTCCCGGCGGATACGTTCTGGCGACGAAGCCGGAGCTGGTCGACGCCGTCCGGTTCGGCCGGCTGCTCGACGCCGCAGCACGGGCCGAGGATCCGACGGTCGAGCGGGCGGCCCTGGTGGAGGCGCTGGCCCTGTGGCGGGGTGAGCCGTTCGACGGTGTGCAGTCCGCGTGGCTCGAAGGTGTGCAGGCCCCGTACCTGTCGGCTCGGCGGCTGGCCGCGCTGGAACGGCGGATCGAGCTCGACCTGGCGGCCCGGCGCACCGACGGCCTGGTCGCCGAGATCGAGGAGCTGACTGCCGGCTATCCACTGCGGGAGCAGTACTGGGGTCATCTGATGACCGCGCTGGCACACGCGGGCCGGCGGGCCGAGGCGCTGGAGGCCTATCAGCGGTTGTACCGCCTGCTCGCCGCGGAACTGGGGATCGAGCCGAGCCGGCCGCTGCGTGAACTGCACCGCCGGATACTTGATGGTGAAGGCGATCCGCGGTTGCCGGCGCCGCGGCAACTGCCGGCCACCGTCAGCCACTTCATCGGTCGCGCGGGCGCTCTCGCCCGCCTGGACGCGTCCCTGCCGGCGTCGGGAGATGCGGCGCCGGTGACCGTGGCGATCACCGGCGTGGCCGGCGCCGGCAAGACCGCACTGGCCGTGCGCTGGGCTCATCGGGTGATCGGCCACTTCCCCGACGGGCAGCTGTACGTGAACCTGCGCGGCTCCGACCCGCTTCCGCCCGCCGAGGCGATCCGGCGCTGCCTGGAACCGCTCGGGGTGGCCGCACACCGCATCCCGGTGGACCTCGACGCCCGGGCTGGTCTCTACCGCACCCTGATGGCGGGCAAGCGGATCCTCCTCGTCCTCGACGACGCCCACGACTCGCATCAGATCCGCCCGTTGCTGCCCGGTGCCGGAGGCTGCATGGTCGTCGTCACCAGCCGTGACTCGCTCGCGGACCTGGTCGCTTACGACGGGGCGCGGCCGCTCGAGCTGGACGTCCTCACCCCGCAGGAGGCGGTGCGGCTCCTGACGGTCCGGCTCGGCCCGCAGCGGGTCACCGCCGAACCCGAGGCGGTACGCGCCATCGTCGCCAGGTGCGGGATGCATCCGCCGGCCCTGAACGCCGTCGCCGCTCAGGCGGTCCTGCATCCGGCTCTGCCGCTCGCCGCACTCGCCGGCCACGCCGCACGGATCGCCGTTCGCTGA